The following proteins are co-located in the Eubalaena glacialis isolate mEubGla1 chromosome 14, mEubGla1.1.hap2.+ XY, whole genome shotgun sequence genome:
- the LOC133105194 gene encoding LOW QUALITY PROTEIN: geranylgeranyl transferase type-2 subunit beta-like (The sequence of the model RefSeq protein was modified relative to this genomic sequence to represent the inferred CDS: inserted 3 bases in 2 codons): MGTPQKDIIIKSDAPDTLLVEKHPDYIASYGSKKDEYEYCMSEYLRMSGIYWGLTVMDLMGQLHHMNREEILTFIXSCQHECGGIRASIGHDTHLLYTLSAVQILXYDSINVIDVNKVVEYVQSLQKEDGSFAGDIWGEIDTRFSFCAVATLALLGKLDAINVEKAIEFVLSCMNFDGGFGCRPGSESHAGQIYCCTGFLAITSQLHRVNSDLLGWWLCEQQLPSGGLNGRPEKLPDICYSWWVLASLKIIGRLRWIDREKLCSFILACQDEETGGFADRPGDIVDPFHTLFGIAGLSLLGEEQIKPVSPVFCMPEEILRRVNVQPELVS; encoded by the exons ATGGGCACACCGCAGAAGGATATTATTATCAAGTCAGATGCACCCGACACCCTATTAGTGGAGAAACATCCAGATTATATAGCATCCTATGGCTCAAAGAAAGATGAATACGAATACTGTATGTCTGAATATTTGAGAATGAGTGGCATCTATTGGGGTCTGACTGTAATGGATCTCATGGGACAGCTACATCACATGAATAGAGAAGAAATTCTGACATTTAT GTCTTGTCAACACGAGTGTGGTGGAATACGTGCTAGTATTGGACATGATACTCATCTTTTGTACACTCTTAGTGCTGTCCAGATTC ACTATGATAGTATTAATGTTATTGATGTAAATAAAGTTGTAGAATATGTTCAGAGTCTACAGAAAGAAGATGGTTCTTTTGCTGGAGATATTTGGGGAGAAATAGATACAAGATTCTCTTTTTGTGCAGTGGCAACTTTGGCTCTATTGGGGAAGCTGGATGCTATTAATGTGGAAAAGGCAATCGAATTTGTTTTATCATGTATGAACTTTGATGGTGGATTTGGTTGCAGGCCAGGTTCTGAATCCCATGCTGGGCAGATCTATTGTTGCACAGGATTCCTGGCTATTACTAGTCAGTTGCATCGAGTAAATTCTGATTTGCTTGGTTGGTGGCTTTGCGAACAACAGCTTCCATCAGGTGGACTCAATGGAAGGCCAGAGAAGTTACCAGATATATGCTATTCTTGGTGGGTGTTGGCTTCCCTAAAGATAATTGGAAGGCTTCGTTGGATTGACAGAGAGAAACTGTGCAGTTTCATTTTAGCATGTCAAGATGAAGAAACGGGAGGATTTGCAGACAGGCCAGGAGATATAGTAGATCCTTTTCATACTCTatttggaattgctggattgtcaCTTTTGGGAGAAGAACAGATTAAACCTGTTAGCCCTGTTTTTTGCATGCCTGAAGAAATACTTCGGAGAGTGAACGTTCAGCCTGAACTAGTGAGCTAG